The genome window GTCTAGTTGTTTTTGTCCTAAAGAAAATACTCCGTATCCTTCTTGCCACGAAAATTTATTGGGATTTTGCAAAGTTTGATTGAGATAACGGCTGCTGCTACCTTTAATATTTTTAACGAATTCAGCGATCGATTGTGTCGGAGGAATGGAAACTATTAAGTGGATGTGATTTTCTGTGCCGCCGATCGCATGAAGGATGCAATTGAGGGTGTCTGCTTTGCCGGTGATATAAGAGTAAAGTTCGGTTTCTTTTGCGGGAGATATGAGAGGCTGTCGCTCTTTTGTTGCCCAAACTAAATGATAGTACAGCAGCCACATTGCCATAAAAATTTTTCCTCCTAATTTTTTAGGTTAATTTATCATTTTGCGACCAACTCCGAGAGTGCGATCGGGGTCGATCGGGGAGTCCCGTAGTCCGACAGTCCGACAGGGATTGAAATCCCTGTCTCATAGCTGAAGTCCTCTTAAAGAGGACTGAAGTCTGCCATTGTTTGATTTTGCCCTTCAGTCGGTTTTAACCGACTTTCGCTTTCTCGACGGGGATTTCAATCCCCGGCGGATCTTCGGGTTAGCCCGATCGCCCCAAAGCCCGATCGCCCCAAAGCCCGATCGCCCCAAAGCCCGATCGCCCCAAAGCCCGATCGCCCCAAAGTGCGATCGCCCGATCGACATTATTGACCTAATCTTTGCTATTTTTCTCTCCTACATCGGGAGTAGAAAATTTAATATCCGCCCAAGATAGCTGTCTGCTTTGATTGCTGCTGCTTTCGAGTTCTTCTTTAAGCTTGGCAATATCAACCGTCTCGTTTTTTGCGGAACTGTTGGTTTGGGCGATCGCATCTTTGAATTGCTGAATTTTTTCCGTCGGATTTGCTTTAATATCTTCCACCGCTTTTTTTAAATTGCGTTGATAGTGGGCGTTGCCAATCGCTTCTTCCTTCGATCGCGAACTGGTTTCAAAGCATTTGTCCAAATCGGCGTAAATGCCTGTACGGCGCGGCTTCGTGTAGTATTGGCGTTCTGTATCGAGGAGTTTTGCCATCAATTCGAGGTGCATTTTGTCCTCGCTGCAAATCTCTTCGATCGCAGTCCATTCATCGCTACCTAGGAGTTTTCTTTCGGCGGCGGGACGGGAATCTTCAAAAGGTTCGCCCGTGACTTCTTCGTAAATTCGGGGCAAAGAGTCGTCAAATTCGTGCTTTTCTTCCAGCCAAATTCGGCGGATTTCGCTAAGTTCTTCCGGGGTAATTAAGGTGATGTCGCGCATTTCTAGGGGTGCGGTTTTGCGGATTTGGGTTTGTGCTTCCAAGACTCGTCTCAGCCAGTGTTCTCGCCAGTATTTGGTGTAAGGCCCTGGGATGGGTTCGACGGAGGTTGTGTCGTCGCCCATGTTGCGTTCAAACAGTTCTACTCTACCGTAAATGCGTCGGAAGTCTCTTTTTGGGCGATCGTCTTTTATATCTAATTCGTTGCGAATATCGAGGAGAGGCTGCATCCATTCTTTTTCCTCATCATTCAAAATCATTGCCTGCATAGATTTATCTTGGTCTACCATTGTACAAACCCAGCAGCCAAAGCGAGAATCTCCACAGCTAGGCGTAGAAGTATCAACGACTAGAGGGCATTCGTTATCTGCTGTCGCACCGCGATACATGGTAAACAAGTCTTTATTGTCACCTCCCCAAGGGTTAGGATACTGCATTAGATAAAGCCAAACTTCATCATCCCGCCAGTCTTCCACAGGAGTATAAATTAGAGAGTTAATTAAACGAGAATTAGGACTCAATCGCTCGCGCACTCTACCTGCTTCATGTCTTTTCATTGTTGCAGCGCGTTTGCTGCTCTCAGCCTTTCGAGTGCCTAAAACAACAATAGTTTCACCGTGAACCCTAACCATTTCACGGATAAAATGGTTAACAGGTTGAATTTTCATACGATCGGTACACCAGCGAAATCCATTTCGAGGTGCTGGATAGCCTTTCCCCATTAAGCATACCCAGAATGTTTCTTGAAAGGAAGGATGAAGCAGATGAGGTTCGACTGGCATTTTTTGCTGGTTAGCTGCTAGCTTAACATATTTAATGCAATTGCGAACCCAGGTAGAAATTATCGGATTTTCAACCAGCGTATCTGTTGTAATTAAATGAATTGTTTTTGTGCGTTTTTCCAGTGGGAGTGCTGCGATTGCATACCATATTAACTGCAATACTGCACTCGAATCTTTTCCAAAAGATACGCCTAAAACCCAGGGAATTTCATCGCTACAATACAAATCCTGAATTTCTTGAGTTAACTTTTCTACATCATCCACTAACTCAGTAACGCTGCGCGGTGGGAATAGTGGCATCTGCTGAGCTTGTGTCATTTTATTAATCTCCTCTTGCTAAGCATCAACACTTGTGCTGTGAATTCCACCCTGTGACGCAACATAATTGTTTGCCCTTGATCGTTGAGCTTTGAGCGTAATGGTCTGCCTAACTACTATACCCCGTGATGAGTTATAATTAAAGATTAACCTTTAAGTTAATTTACAAGCTATGCCTAATGACAACTCGAATCAGCCAGAACTCAACCAGCGACTAGATGAATTCCTTGAGCCGTACTTCGCCAGATACCACCGTCAGAAGTGCTATCCGGGCTTAATCTTTCAGCATGGAAAGCGAAAAATGGTACAATTCAACGTGCCTGCTGATGACTTACCTACTCTCCTTCAAGCAAAACCTTCTACAAATAACGAGCCTGAGTCTGGTAAAAACCGTCCAGAGATTAAGGGCCATGCTGAGGAAGTCAAGGAGTACATTCTCAAGCGCGTTAGAAAAGACCAACCCTGGATTGTGGGTACACTCACTGCAAATGTCGATCCAGAGAAGATTGAAATTATCGAACTAAGTCGGGGCATTTGCTTAGTAGTTATCCCTCGTGGCGTTAAGTTAGATATTACTGACGGACAGCACCGTAAGCGAGCGATTCACGAATTGATTGAGAGTGCTAACGGCGAGTTAATTGGAGATAATGATTTCCCAATTACGCTAGTTTTAGAAGGCAACTTAAATCAGTGTCAAAGAGACTTTAGAGATATGGCGCAAACAAAAGCGCTGGATAAATCGTTACTCTTGTCCTTTGGCGAAATGGAAGGTCGAATAGGTATTTGCAAACAGTTAATTGAACAAGTGCCAATTTTTAAGGGCAAGACAGAGAAAGTTAAAGGTTCTCCATCATCTAAAGAAAAGCGAATATATACAATGAATTATGTAGTAAAGGCTGTTAGTTGCGCTTTTGCTAACGATCCGAATAACGAGCTGAAAGATTGCGATTTATCAGAATGCTCGGCAGCTATAATTAGTGGTCTCACTCAATTTTTTACAGAATGCAGTCTAACTCAATACATTTATGAGACAGAGGCTCATGATTTGACAGTTAATGAAATTGATAACTTTAAAGAAAGTTGTTTATTGGGCAGGAGCGTGGGAATAGAAATATTAGGAAAGTTACTCTACTGCACTTATGATGCTGATAGCTATTGCTTCGATCCAGAACAAGTATCAGAACTTGCTCAACTTGATTGGTCAAGAAAAAGCCACCTTTGGGAAGGAAATGTGGTTTTGTCGAACAATAATCCCAATAATCTTGTTCGTAACTATAGAATAACAGCTAGTGTTAATGCTGTAAAAATGGCAGTAAATCAAGTAAAAGCCCATCTAGAATGGATTTAACCCATATTATGCGCCTTCCTTGTGGCACGGGCGTCCCGCCTGTGCTGTATCTGCGGTTTCCAAACCCAACCGATTTTTTAAATAATCAGTCATCCAACTAACACTCGCCCTCGACTTAGAAATCCCCCCTTTCAACAAAATCCCATTCTCCCAATCAGGATTAGAAATCGACCAATCAACCTGCTGCAAAAGGCTCAAACGTTCCTCCCAACTCTCAGGAAAAACCGATCGCAAAGCCGCCCCAACTTCCCCCAAACTCTCAAGCACAACACTGTGACAGTGTACGCAATCCCGGCGCATTTCCCCCGCCGCAACTTGCTTGTGCAGAACTAATTGCCAATCTGGAATAAAATTGCTAACCGCATTCCAATAACTAACCGCCAGTTGTATTTTTTGAGCGAGTTCTTCCTCTTTCTGTTCTTTTTTGGTGCGAGAACCAGAGGGTTGTGCCTGTTTGCTGCCGTGAATATTAGACAGCAAAGCCACGATCGCACGATCGATCGCACTCAGCGTAAACAATTTGTGCGATCGCCCGTTCAAACTCCCCCTCTCCATCTCAGTCAAACACCGGAAAACCTCAACCTGCTTAACAACCGCCTTCACCACAAAAGCCCGATCGTCCCGGTGGTTGTAAAGTAGACTTAGCGACGCCTCCAAAGGAACTTGAAAACCATTCAAATCAGCAAACATCTGCTGCGATTTTTCCAACCCAATATCGAGAAACAAAATCAGCGCCACCGTCTCATATCCCAACTGCGGATTTTCCCTCAAAGCCATCTCAAAAGCCGCCCGGCGATGCTGTCCGTCATTAATAGTAAACTTAGCATCCATCGGCACTCGCAAGCGACCTATTTTCCGTTCTTCTGCCTCATTTCCCACAGCTTCAAAAGTAATATCCGCATCAATCGAAGCAGCAATTGCCCCACAAGTATAATTTGTAGGATTCTTGACAAAATAATCAGCAATTTCGGGAATCCTAGCTTTGTTAAGCGCGCGTTTTGCCCGCATAGACGGCGGCAAATCTTCAGATTCAAAGGGAAACAATTTCGGCAAAAAACGCACCGGACACATCGACACGTAATATTCGCGGCCCGCTTGAATTCCCCGGATAACCGGCAAAATGTATTCAAAAGAAGGAGTAGACATATTTTTTTGTTGGTTGCAGGTGCGAAGTATGAAGAAATCAGGGGCAAGTGCCATCGTCAATTCACTCGCTTCCTCGATATTCCGCCGGGGGTTGAAACCCCCGTCTGATAGCGAAAGTCGGTTAAAACCGACTAAACATAAACCTCGAAATTGATCCGTATTCAGTCCTCATAGCGAGGACTTTTGCTATGAGACAGGGGTTTCAACCCCTGGCGGGCCCGGATGGTGACCGGTTTTCAACCCCTGGCGGAGTCAGACGGTGGCGCGTGACACCCAGACGCATCTGCATCAAGCCCGATCGCCCCTCAGCTATTGACAAATAAAACATTAAATGATATGTAAGGTTGAACTTATTAGTATTTTAAGTATTTCACAAAAATTTTTTAAAAACAAGAGTTGACATACAATTTAACCTATGATATTTTTGAAAAAATAGCCTAATTATATAGAAACCGCCGATGAACGCCAATCCAGCGGATGACCTCGCTAGCAAAATTTTAGAAAAAGAAAATAGCGACAGACAGGAAATCGCACTTTTATTAGATAATTATTTAGGAAAGGACAATCGCATTTTCGTCCAAAAAACCCAGATGGGAAACAGCGAAGCATACATCGGTTCAGTCACCCTAGAATGGTTAGACTCTCGCGTCCGTTTCGCCTCCCAGATGCCGCTTTTCCGCCAAAAATTCGACCTCCAAACCAACAACATCGTCCGCGACGACGAAACCATTGACGAAATTATCCAGCGTCCCTTAGATTGGTCGCGCCAAGCCGCCTTAACTCAATATTTAGCAGCCCGAAAATCGCACAAATTCCCCGCAGTTTTAGTAGTAGTCAGTCCCCCGTGGGTAGATAATCCTTTAGCCGAGGAATGGGATAAAAATGGCGTAGCAACTAAATCGGCGGCTGAATTTACATCCTTTGATAAAAACGAGAACTTAGGGCTGTTGAATGTCTCTCAAAAAGTCTCAATTTTTGCCTTAGACGGCCAGCATCGGCTGATGGGAGTTCAAGGTTTAATGAGTTTAATTAAAACCGGAATCCTGCAAAGATACAACAAAAATAAAAAACCTGTCGGCGCTGCAATTACTCTAGAAGATTTAGCAGA of Oscillatoria nigro-viridis PCC 7112 contains these proteins:
- the tnpA gene encoding IS200/IS605 family transposase; translation: MAMWLLYYHLVWATKERQPLISPAKETELYSYITGKADTLNCILHAIGGTENHIHLIVSIPPTQSIAEFVKNIKGSSSRYLNQTLQNPNKFSWQEGYGVFSLGQKQLDSAVAYVINQKEHHLQKTTNSHLEQITDRDNPPTRWHPNSAEN
- the dndC gene encoding DNA phosphorothioation system sulfurtransferase DndC; its protein translation is MTQAQQMPLFPPRSVTELVDDVEKLTQEIQDLYCSDEIPWVLGVSFGKDSSAVLQLIWYAIAALPLEKRTKTIHLITTDTLVENPIISTWVRNCIKYVKLAANQQKMPVEPHLLHPSFQETFWVCLMGKGYPAPRNGFRWCTDRMKIQPVNHFIREMVRVHGETIVVLGTRKAESSKRAATMKRHEAGRVRERLSPNSRLINSLIYTPVEDWRDDEVWLYLMQYPNPWGGDNKDLFTMYRGATADNECPLVVDTSTPSCGDSRFGCWVCTMVDQDKSMQAMILNDEEKEWMQPLLDIRNELDIKDDRPKRDFRRIYGRVELFERNMGDDTTSVEPIPGPYTKYWREHWLRRVLEAQTQIRKTAPLEMRDITLITPEELSEIRRIWLEEKHEFDDSLPRIYEEVTGEPFEDSRPAAERKLLGSDEWTAIEEICSEDKMHLELMAKLLDTERQYYTKPRRTGIYADLDKCFETSSRSKEEAIGNAHYQRNLKKAVEDIKANPTEKIQQFKDAIAQTNSSAKNETVDIAKLKEELESSSNQSRQLSWADIKFSTPDVGEKNSKD
- a CDS encoding DNA sulfur modification protein DndB yields the protein MPNDNSNQPELNQRLDEFLEPYFARYHRQKCYPGLIFQHGKRKMVQFNVPADDLPTLLQAKPSTNNEPESGKNRPEIKGHAEEVKEYILKRVRKDQPWIVGTLTANVDPEKIEIIELSRGICLVVIPRGVKLDITDGQHRKRAIHELIESANGELIGDNDFPITLVLEGNLNQCQRDFRDMAQTKALDKSLLLSFGEMEGRIGICKQLIEQVPIFKGKTEKVKGSPSSKEKRIYTMNYVVKAVSCAFANDPNNELKDCDLSECSAAIISGLTQFFTECSLTQYIYETEAHDLTVNEIDNFKESCLLGRSVGIEILGKLLYCTYDADSYCFDPEQVSELAQLDWSRKSHLWEGNVVLSNNNPNNLVRNYRITASVNAVKMAVNQVKAHLEWI
- the dndB gene encoding DNA sulfur modification protein DndB; amino-acid sequence: MSTPSFEYILPVIRGIQAGREYYVSMCPVRFLPKLFPFESEDLPPSMRAKRALNKARIPEIADYFVKNPTNYTCGAIAASIDADITFEAVGNEAEERKIGRLRVPMDAKFTINDGQHRRAAFEMALRENPQLGYETVALILFLDIGLEKSQQMFADLNGFQVPLEASLSLLYNHRDDRAFVVKAVVKQVEVFRCLTEMERGSLNGRSHKLFTLSAIDRAIVALLSNIHGSKQAQPSGSRTKKEQKEEELAQKIQLAVSYWNAVSNFIPDWQLVLHKQVAAGEMRRDCVHCHSVVLESLGEVGAALRSVFPESWEERLSLLQQVDWSISNPDWENGILLKGGISKSRASVSWMTDYLKNRLGLETADTAQAGRPCHKEGA